Part of the Primulina huaijiensis isolate GDHJ02 chromosome 15, ASM1229523v2, whole genome shotgun sequence genome is shown below.
GACTTACTGATTTCCAGTTGAACTCTTTTACGCAATTACTTGTTAAAGATATCACATTCTGTGGTTGAATTGACAGTTCATTTCATTGCTATGTCCAGCCGAAACAGTGATATACAGAATATTTTACTACGTGAATAGATCGGGTAATGGCCATCTTACCCTCAGGGAGCTTAGGCGTTCAAACTTAGTTGCTGCAATGCAACATGCTGATGAGGAAGAGGATATCAACAAAGTCTTGCGGTAAGCAAAGTAGCTGCTTAttgtaaaatttatttactttttatttcaTGTTTCTTGTTCTGCATGATAGTCAGATGTACATTATTGGACTAGGGAAACCATAGAACTAATCCATATCTTGTAGGTTTCCCACCTGCTGTTGTTTCATTTCTTGCTGTAATCGAGTTGCCAAAAAATGATTCTGGGAAATATTACTCCCTCTTTCTCCATTGAGTgctatcattttctttttgaaaatgtCCATACATTATCCGATATGAGGGCAGGAGCGAGGGAATGGGGAGCTGATAATTCGAACAGAGGGAATGGAGTGAGGCTTTACTTATCTATATGTGAGGAGCTCTGAGTTAAATTTCCAAAAGTATTCTTACTTAGCAGCTGTATATGGCTTACTAACTCACattttacattaaatataatctaaaatattattttctctaACTTTATCATGTCAATTTAAATGTCACATTCTCAAATTGGGATATAGGAAGTActacatattattaatttaagagTATGCATATCACTAGCAATGTTGTAAATGGTGGCGGGGCGGGGAACTCCTACCGCCTCAGCTGGGCAGTGCCTAGGCGGCTgaattttttaagtatttttttttacagataATCATATACaatcatgcaatataatcacaaatagtcatcatttttttttatgtaagatgtgtaattaaataatgtttaaacataaagaagtttcatacaatataataccatctagataatgtgcaaataaatacataaactCTCATCGGATGCTTTAGGACATGCTTCAACTTGTTCTACGAGACCTGCAATATGATGTTTCATCTTATAAACTCCTCTTTTGATAAGCCTCTTACACAACTTGTATGTGATCAAATCCCTTTTCTCTTTATTTTACAGCACCTCATATTCCCAAACAATATCATTAGACTTTGGCTTAAATTCCAACTCCGGTTGTTTATCTTTTTCCGCCATTAATCTTcaacaataaattaataataataggaAAAAACAAATTGGATTTTTGAAATCAcaaaatctgaaatattttaaaaaaatattttaaataatgaatatACAATGCCTAACCTAAAGCTTCTTGCTACTGACGGCAGATAGTTTATGTGGTGGGCTTAGTGGTTGACAGTGAGAAGGAGTAAGAatcaaaagttaaaaaaaagaaagtggagtgtgatataaataactaggattttaagttttaaaattacttgattttgactatgtttttaaaatttatgttgaCCACAACTTAAAAGTGTTGACTGCCTCACTTGGTCAGTCTACTCGCCGCCTACACCGCCCTTGACCGTCTGCCTACCGCCGTATAGCTTGGACCACCTAAAACAGCCACCTAATGCTTGGACCGGGCCGCCGACAGTCATTTAGAACACTGATCACTAGAGGCTTTATTTTGCATATTTCTTGTATTTATCCTCTGCCAAATTCAGGTACCTGCTTTTTCCCCGTGATTTGTCGTTTCCCTTCCTCATTTCCTATTTTGCTTCAGGTACTTCTCCTATGAgcatttttatgttatatattgcAAGTTCTGGGAGCTGGACACGGACCATGATTTCCTGATTGACAAGGAGAACCTCATCAGATATGGTAACCATGCACTTACCTACAGGATTGTTGATAGAATATTTTCTCAGGTTTGTGTTCTTTGAGTGTCTTATTCTGTACCAGCCACACTGTCTGATTAATTGAATGAAAAATTTCTTGTACCAGGACACTTCTCTAATCTTTCTAAATATTATACATTTGGAATTTTTCTTAGGTACCCAGAAAGTTCACGAGTAAGGTTGAAGGAAAGATGGGATATGAAGATTTTGTTTACTTCATATTGTCAGAGGAGGATAAATCATCTGAGCCTAGTCTCGAGTATTGGTATGTGCGGTTTAAGTGTTTAACTAATCAACTGAAACCAGGGGTAGACTTTGGTATCTGATCCTTATAGCCTTATAGGTTGAGTTTATTCCTTCTGTAGTTTGACAGAATTTCTATGTTGTAGAAAGCAATGAAGTTTTCAATTTGATACTTGGAGTGCATGGTGTGGGACCTAAATTTTTACCCGAGCTTTATGCTTATTATTCTTTTTTGCTTTCCCATCCCTAAGTGGAGGAAAAGGGTGGGTAACCAGGAAATTGTGAGGCTGATTTTTTCCTGAACCTTACATGGGTTGAGAAGCACCGACTTCCATAAGTTTACCTTTGTGATAGATCACCTAACGGGAGAATATAGCTTTCACGGAGAAAGCATTTGAGTATTGGTCCTATTGAGTATCTTATAATCTTTTATAGGAGCTGAAAGTATGTGAACGACTCTATTTATTTAATGCTGGACTTAGGTATctgacattattttatttttctaaaatgtaATTGCTTATGTTTAACGTAGCCAAGAGAGTTATATTATGCTCCTTTGCCACACATTTCCTTACATTTATCtcttttcataattattttggttGATATTGCACCCTAGCTCTGAAAGAAATCTTCTAAAGATTGATTGTTTCTGTTAAACCCATACCTGCCAGCATTTTAACAAATCCTTTATCAGGTTCAAGTGCATAGATTTAGATGGAAATGGAGCTATCACAAGAAATGAAATGCAATTTTTTTACGAAGAACAGCTTCACAGAATGGAATGCATGGCCCAAGAGCCTGTGCTATTTGAGGATATTTTATGTCAGATAGTTGACATGATTAATCCAGAGGTGAATTTTCCTTGGaattccttttttttatttttttttatacatttcTTTTGCATGTACTTCATGTTTATAAAAACAGTTTTGAGCACTAGGACCCCCTTTTCCCTTTTTCTGAATGACATTTTTTCTGTTATGCACCGGTGCAACGTGCTCCTacctagggatggcaatgggtcGGGCGCACTAGGACCAGGACCCGAGCTgctaaaatttttatgatattggGCTGTTGATTTCTACCCATTATGACATTTTCATGATATTAAATTACTTCCATGCAGGATGAGGGCTATTTTACTTTAAATGACTTAAAAGGAGCCAAACTCTCAGGCAGTGTTTTTAATATCCTTTTTAACCTCAATAAGTTCATGGCGTTTGAGACTCGAGATCCTTTTCTAATACGGCAGGTAAAATTAAGGCAAATTTTTTTCTTAGTTGATGTTTAGTAAAAGGCAAATTTGGATATGCTTAGTAGGATTGCTCCCTTAAGTCTTTTTTTTCTCCTTCATTCTATGAACAGGAGCGTGAGAATCCAAATTTGACTGAGTGGGACCGCTTTGCACACAGAGAATATATTAGGCTCTCGATGGAGGAAGATGCAGAAGATGCCTCGAACGGAAGTGCAGACATTTGGGACGATTCACTTGAGGCTCCATTTTGAGTCTGTTTGGTGAGATCCCCACCGGTGTTAGATATATTTTTCCGTTTCAGAAGTTATCAACTGATCAATTATTTATGCTTTATACCATATTGCCCCCACCCTAGCAATTTCTGATTGCAAAATCAGAATTGGGAATCAAGATGTGACTCATATAGGATATATACTACTACTAGATTATTTATGCACCACCAAGAATGGCATCTTCATGCCCCTTTACTCTGATATCCTAATTCCTATTTTCACATTTGGCCTGTCTCTGACTCTAATGGCATTATGATCCGTTGCAATGCTTAATTTGAGACAATTTGATGTTATGTTGCGACTCTTTTGACCAGTAGAATTGGGAAGTGAAATTTCTTGGGAAATAGCAGAGTTGATAAATGGGGCTGAAGGATTTTGCTCTGTTTTTCTTCTTATCAAAGCATGTCTGATGTTTGGGTCAAATCTTATTTTCCTTGACATGTGACATAACTTTGGAGAAGGATTTAACCATGGCTACATGCAACATTTTGACCATTAGAGATTGTATATCTGGCTCGCCTGTCGTCTTTAATTCATTGATGAGCTGTTGGATGTATGTGGCTTCAAATTTAGTTTGTGatgctaaataaaaaatttatctttCACCCTGCTGATAAATTTCTCCATTGATGTGATCAGGGGTCTCTTGAATTTTATATATGTGAGACAATCCATCAAACAGCTATCTGCTTTCCGCTTAGTCATACCAATGGTACGTTTGAAGACTGTCTGGGAAAATTTGAGCTTGGCCTGCTCATCAAGCTAAGATATGATATCTCCATGCTTGGACGTCTTCGAAAGGCTCGGTGGGATCTCTTTAATTGTTGATTGGCAACTAACAGTCAACGGATTCTTGAATCACAGATTTGTCCATTTTCCTTTACGTAGAGGTAGGATTATATGACTTAAATTATTTCTTTAGAGCCAATTCTTAGCTCTTTTCCTATTACGTTTCTTCATGGTGGTATGCTTTATTTTTCGTTGTGGATTTTCTCGGTTGTGGtcttcttttaaatatttgaattattcgAGTTGTAGCATTTGTTAATGGTACTGGGTTCTTGATTTTATGTTCAAAGTCAGATGTAAAGATGTATTAAATAGAACCAGTTTCTTGATAGTTTGGGGGTACTGACATTTATATTACATTTGTATTTCATTCCATAACCctgatttgattttatttaccACTTTTTTTAATCGAAACTTTTTGTTAAGAGTTAGAGGCAAATGTGTGACTCGATAATTAGGCACCGAATTGTTTAGTAGTTTATTTTGATTTGAGTTGTAAAGGATGTGGTATGTGATCAAGGGGTTTACAATGGATATGATGTTGATTAAATTGAATAGAATCAAttgataatttttcttaaaaatcaaatcaaGTTTATGCAAAAACAAGCTgagatttatttttcatatcttTATATTTGATTTGCTGGTTTTTGGGGGAAAAAATTTGGTTGATTAAGAgagaatatttgaaaaaatgacatactatgtaattaaataatgaaaacgAATGGTGATTTGAATTGCCTCAGTAATTTATTATGGTTGCAGATATTAGAATTATGCTTATATCAACATGAGTTTTTTCCTTTATGTGGTAATTTGTTTTTCNtaaaaaaataattcaaactgAATGAAAAATATAGTGTTAATATTATTGAAAATGATTAATATGTAATATGTGAATCAAGAGAGTTTGTTTGCTTGGGTGATGATGATCTAGAGAACTAAGATAAAagacaataaaaatattaatgactTATAAACCGaaattgatataataaatatcatgttgatatgttttaacaatttttattaatgaaaaatgatggtctatttttttttaagaaaacgacgGTCTATTAGTCGAGAGGTTCAATTTTTCAAGTTTAACTCAGACTCCCAAAATCTCAAATACGACGACGTAGATGACAaagttaaatgatatttttttcaaaataagagaAATTTGTCATAATTAGATTGTGTGAGCggattgatattttaatataaactaTAAATATCATTAAACTGTAAATATTTCCGTACAATGCAGAATGATATTAATCTAGCTGTGCTCGAAAAATGGGGtggcataaaataaatattagaatataatgataaaaaaaaatgtcacGCGTGGTGCAAATTCGTAATATAACCGAAATCGGATGGCAAAACCGCGAACATACTCAACAGAAACAGCGACCAATACAGAtcgatatatatgtatgtgtgtgtgtatatacaaTTCTCTATCTATGCATACATATAACTCTGCAATTTCCGACGCACGTCACTAGAGAGAGAAAGCGAGGGGTGTAGAGATCTGAAGCTCTACTGATTCCATTCCATCTTTCGAAAATCAGCTCAGTTTTCCACACGTTAAGGCCTTCGCTCCGCTTCGCTGGTAATTCTTTAACCTAttcatttttttgtatatttatgcTAAAATTTGGCCCAAGTACAGCTTGGAGCTGGAATTTGAACAATAGCTCTGCGTGCGGTGCCAATTCTGTGCACTTTTATTGCTTTGAATTTTGTCAGAATTTCCTGAGAAGTAGTGAAATGATTGTCAAGATTTGCTGGGGTTTTTGTATGACGTTGAATTGGATTTGAAAGTTTGATATGCTAGAGTACCTGCGATAATCTTGCGAGGTTTAAATATGTTATTGGTTTTCTAATTTATAGGCTCTTTAAATCATGGGTGATGGATATTGTTTATGCACAATGAGGTAGAGATTTGGTTTCTATCTGTAGTTCGGAAGAATAGGAGAAGCAATTGCAGCTTATTAGAACTGATAATAGGCAAGGGGGTGGAGTTAGTCGAAGAAACTACAATGGAGGATTTGTCAAAATACACACATAGTCCCGTCCATTTGTTTGTGCTGCGGCGTGATTATGTAGCATTGAGAAGGATTGTGGCAGTACTCCCTCGGTTAGCGAAGGCAGGAGAGGTTAACACGGAGGCAGAGTCTTTGGCTGCTGAACAAGATGCGGATGCTGTGTCCGTGGTGATTGACCGGCGGGATGTTCCTGCAAGGGAAACCCCATTGCACCTCGCAGTTCGTTTGCGAGATGCGATTTCAGCTGAAATTTTAATGGCAGCGGGTGCTGATTGGAGTCTTCAGAACGAAAATGGATGGAGTGCACTCCAAGAGGCAGTTTGTACTCGGGAGGAGAATATTGCCATGATCATTGCCAGACATTACCAGCCTCTTGCCTGGGCAAAATGGTGCCGTAGACTTCCTAGGGTTGTGGCTTCAGCAGCCCGAATACGTGACTTCTATATGGAGATAAGCTTCCATTTTGAGAGCTCAGTGATACCATTCATCAGTAGAATTGCCCCATCAGACACTTATCGAATATGGAAACGTGGTTCTAATCTACGGGCAGATATGACTCTTGCTGGGTTTGATGGGTTTCGTATTCAACGCTCTGATCAAACAATTCTCTTTCTTGGAGAAGGGCATTCATCAGAAGATGGCAATGTCTCTTTGCCTCCTGGCTCTTTGATTGTGCTTGCCCACAAGGAGAAAGAGATCACAAACGCTTTTGAAGGAGCTGGTGTGCAACCATCAGAAGCTGAAGTTGCTCATGAAGTGACTTTGATGTCTCAAACTAACATGTACAGGCCTGGAATTGACGTCACTCAGGCGGAGCTTGTTTCCCATTTAAATTGGAGAAGACAGGAAAGGACTGAGATGGTTGGAACTTGGAAAGCCAAGGTTTATGATATGCTTCATGTGATGATTAGTGTGAAGTCGAGGAGGGTTCCAGGCGCTATGACGGATGAGGAACTATTTTCAGTTAATGACGATGACAGAATGGCTAGTGCAAGTGAGCATGACGATTATGATGATGTATTGACAGCTGACGAAAGAATGCAGTTAGATTCCGCACTTTGCACGGGAGCTGGTTTTGGGGAGGATGAAGACACTGAAGTGCAGGACTgccatgaaaatttaaatggtGGTTCTTTTGAAAGTTGTGAATCTAATGGTGTTACCAAAGAGAAGAAAAGTTGGTTTGGTTGGAATAAGAAAGGTGCAAAGACACCAGGAGATGAGCCCGAGGATTCAAAGAGTCTTAAATTCTCAAAATTGGCATCTGATGATAGCAAGCATAAGTCCAATGACAGTCAGAGATCTTCGTCTGAGTTTCTTAGGGAAGACAATGGGAACCTTAAAAAGTCAAAAGATAAAAGTggcaagaagaaaaagaagaaaggaaCCTCTGGTGAACCGAAAAATGAAAGCGAGTATAAGAAAGGTTTGAGACCTGTTTTATGGTTGACACCTGATTTCCCTTTGCAAACAGAAGAGCTGTTGCCCTTGCTTGACATTCTGGCAAACAAGGTAAAAGCTGTTAGAAGATTGCGGGAGCTGCTGACTACCAAACTTCCTCCTGGCACTTTTCCTGTGAAGGTATTTACTGCTTATCTCCTCTCATGCACTTTGTTATGATATATTTAGTTTTGCAAATGTTGGTCATGCACGCATTTGCAGAGCTTTTTACTACCTCATGGGTGTAGTAAGTTGGATAATGGTCCATTATTTTTTACCTTTCGAGAAAAACTGTAATAGTTCATTTAGTCATACACGTTTCTTGTGAAGTGGATGACACCAATGGATGGTAAAATTGAAGATGATACAGAGCTGATATATTGACATCTATGCAGAAACATCTATGCCCAATTTCTATCTGGAAACACTGAAAACACCAAAATTATAGTCCTGTCTCAAGttgaattttatttcaacacaaatatttagtTTTGTTTGATCTTTGAGTTACTTtagaaaaagggaaaaataaTCTCCTTTCCTGTTGGCATGATTGCTCCGTCTCCAATATTACGAGTACATGGTGATCTTGTAGAACCATCTATGCCAATTTATATCTGGAAACAACCAAAATTATAGCCTTGTCTCACTCTGAATTTTATTTCAATACAAGTATTTAGTTTTGTTTAATCTTTGAGTTGCTATAGAAATGGGGAAAAATTATATCCTTTCCTGTTTGCATGTTGTTCCGTCTCCAATTTTACGAGTGAATAGTGATATTGTAGCATGCAAAAATTTGAGTGGGTTGGTGTCTTAGCTATGACATATCTTAGCCGTGTCCAAGACGTATCCGAATGGTAAAACCTACAAAAAGTCAATCACACGGATTTTGCCATATCCAACACGCATATCAGAGTGTATGTATCCGTGTTTGatacttttgaaattttttttatgagcaTCCGTGAGCATCCGTGCTACATAGAATGGTGCATTAATCACAAATATGTTTTGCTAGTAATTCCTTATTGTTTTTCAATCTAAATATCTATTAGTCTGGAATTGTCGAGCCTTTTGTAACAAATATGATCAccttttctcaaaatttaagcAAATACCGCTCTATAATGAAGTTAATTTCTAATTATATAACGTTTTGAAGTTAACCCTCATGTGTTTTGCAATGAAGCAAAAGATGCTTGTATAACGCAAATAAGATACAATTAAAGTTTCGATGTTTGAGGCTTAATTGTCGAGGACTGCTTGTACGAGTTAATACCGCACGCTTTGAAAGATAGTTGTGCctgttgcaaaaaaaaaaagattttttccTCGGCTTATTTTCTTTCTTGGAGTTCGCCCGTATGTGCTGGATGTTTTTGTGCCATGTTTGACTGACGAATGTGTCATTGTACAGATTGCCATCCCAATCGTCCCAACAATACGGGTGCTGGTAACATTTACAAAATTTGATGAGCATCAACCAACGGAGGAGTTCTCGACCCCTCTTTCAAGCCCTGCACATTTTCAGGATGGCAAGTCAAAGGAGTCAGAAAGCTCAACATCATGGATTTCATGGATGAGGGGTAGCCGCGGAGGCCAATCAAGTGATAGCGAAGGCCGCGGCTTTCGTGATGAAGTCGACCCTTTCCACATACCATCTGATTACTTATGGGTTGATGCCAACGAGAAAAAGCGTCGCATGAAGGCCAAAAAAGCAAAGAGCAAGAAACACGAAAGACACGGGAAAACTAGAAATCCAGATGGGACAAATCGATCGTGCGAGGATATTGGTTAGCTGGAAAAGGCTGGATACATGCCAGCTCTCCTGCTGTTGGAACTCGAGATTTCAACATCATCCAAAGATTAGAGGTATAAGTCTGTATCAAATCTTCTTCATGACATAAAATGGCTTCTTGAGAGAGAGGAGTATAACATAAAACTTGTGTCAAACATCTCATTAGTATAATAAAATTGTAGGCTACATGTTgcgaaatatttgaaaaaacatCCTAAACTTGCATTTAAGGTCCGATCAGTGTTCTTCATGGAGTTGTAATACGCCAAGGTCGGTACCATTGCCATCACCTACCTCGTTGTATTAGGAAATCTCTCGagatgtattgatattttgatttgtaAATTGTGTCCCGTCCCGTTTCGTTTTTCTTCAGATTGATTCAAAAATGTATTCTATGTCCAAGTttggtttctttcttttgaaattCTTTTGGCCCAGGTAATTGTTGGTAAATCCAGCCCCAACTTGATAAACCCTTTTTgctgataatttaatttatatgtgactatatttttttttactagatCTTGTGTAGTGCTTCATTTTCTACAATCTACtccaatttatataatataatctgATGAAATGAATGTGAATTGTACgagaaaataaatatgtggtaaTAACACCGAAAATGATTAAAAACTAGAAAGGATGTCAtctaatttcatttttaaaaattatacgcCCCATGCCTCGTCTATTCCATCAAAACTCCACTTGTCCAAACTACtagaattttcttaaatacaacatttcataaaattttgtgaGGTATTATTATTCAACTTATTATTGTGTCTGATGGACAATCTAATTCCTTTTAATTACGAATATCTTTCTACTTAGATGTAGTTAGATGAAGTCATACACTAACATCTGTACGGTACCATGCATCCTCCTTTTTCATGAAACACATCTATCATCGTCTGTTCTATCGTCGTATGTTTGACTTCGCCGACTAGAAGTCATCTTAATATATCAGTCTTCTCGAACAAAGAGGGTGATATTGTTTCTTCATAGATGAGAAAGTGTCTCTGAACTCCAATGGATTTTGATTTCTCTACCAAAATGTATCCTTGTTAACACTCAAATAACCATACATGACTTTTCCTCCTGTATTCCTCATACCATCAATGAGAAAACACCATGTCGAGCCTAACGTTCCTACGGAAAAATCAGCCTCGGTGGCCATCCGAAAGTTAGCATGTGGATCGTTCGTGCTCGTTTCCCTCCCTAGACAGACTCGCCTCATATGTTGCCATCAAAATGTTGCCAGTTTGTCGTGTCACGTTTGTGTAGTAAAACTTCCAATGCTGGTAGGATTTCGACATCCTATTGGAAAGTAATGAGCATTTACTACTGTCGGCTGACTTTCTCAACATGCTACCAAATTTCTACAAGAAAACTACATGTGAAAACTAGTGCCAGAGTCTGGAAGATTTTATTTGCCTTGAGAGGATGaaactaaaattcaaaaaatttacgaagggcaaaatataatattattatatgtactttttcataaaaatatataaaaaaatggaCTTACAGTCCCCCTGGTTCCACCACCGGTATGAGAAATCAATACATTGTTCATATTACACGAACCTGCATTTCAGTAGATAGCCAGATGTTGTTGAGATGTTGGAAACGTTTTCGGACTCGTGGGGCGAGGTGCATGTATTCTTCAAGTCCAACCACTTTCATTTCACATGCCTCATCTCCCATTCTAACATGCATGCTTTACAGTGGACGAGGAATCCATGATTCATGATTCGACCATACGTATTATCTCTGTCAAAAGAGTTCTTATCTTCTGTATCCTGCAGAGTGTTTAGAGACACGAATGTTTCTGGATGTTTGAGAATATCCTTTTTAACCTCAATAAGTTCACGGCGTTTGGGACTCGAGATCCTTTTCTAATACGGCAGGTAAAATTTatgcaaatttttttcttaGGTGAAGTTAATAAAAGGCAAAGTTGGATGTGCTTGGTAGGATTGCTCCCCTCAGTCTTTTTCTTTTCTCCTTCATTCGATGAACAGGAGGGTGAGAATCCAAATTTGACCGAATGGGACCGCTTTGCACACAGAGAATATATAAGGCTCTCGATGGAGGAAGATGCAGAAGATGCCTCGGACAGAAGTGCAGACATTTGGGACGATTCGATTGAGGCTCCATTTTGAGTCTGTTTGGTGAGATCTCCACTGGTGTTAGatataaattttcttttcagaagTTATCAACTGATCAATTATTTATGCTTTATACCATATTCCCCCCACTCTAGTAATCTCTGCTTGCAAAATCAGAATTGGGAATCAAGATTTGACTCATATAGGATATATATTACTACTAGATTATATATGCACCACCAAGAATGGCATCTTCAAGCCCCTTTACTCTGATATCCTAATTCCTATTTTCACATTTGGCCTGTCTCTGACTCTAATGGCAGTATGATCCTTTGCAATGCTCAATTTGAGACAATTTGATGTTATGTTGCGAGTCTTTTGACCAGTAGAATTGAGAAGTGAAATTTCTTGGGAAATAGCAGAGTTGATAAATGGGGCCGAAGGATTTTGCTCTGTTTTCCTTCTTATCAAAGCATGTCTGATGTTTGggtcaaatatatttattttaattcggaatgacttaatttatttatggtcgataatgataataaaaaaaattattcgagCTTTAATTGTGAAcaaattgaatgaaaaataatattattgaagATGATTAATATGTAACTTTTGAATCAAAAGAGTTTGTTTGCTGGAATGCTGATGATCCaggaaattaaaataaagagtaggtcttttgcgagacggtctcacagatctttatctgtgagacgggttaaccctactgatattcacaataaaaagtaatactcttagcattaaaagtaatactttttcatggatgacccaaataagagatctgtcttacaaaatacgacccgtgagactgtcacacacaagtttttacctaaaATAAAATACGATAATAAT
Proteins encoded:
- the LOC140959049 gene encoding probable serine/threonine protein phosphatase 2A regulatory subunit B''delta: MDAVNADIASLDAELLQLPEVSSLAIKANNYVVENLFDQWLSLPETNSLVKSLLNNAKGGGSFNVSGTSSTTNVGANNALPSMFPGGSTPPLSPRSSSGSPRIMKHRPGPSAFGSPLKLVNEPVKELIPQFYFLNGRPPPNELKERCLFRVNQFFYGHMDGLQMNDFKLVTKEICKLPSFFSTVLFRKIDNDRTGIVTRDAFVDYWINGNMLTNETATQIFTILKQPDLKYLTQDDFKPLLRELLATHPGLEFLQSTPEFQERYAETVIYRIFYYVNRSGNGHLTLRELRRSNLVAAMQHADEEEDINKVLRYFSYEHFYVIYCKFWELDTDHDFLIDKENLIRYGNHALTYRIVDRIFSQVPRKFTSKVEGKMGYEDFVYFILSEEDKSSEPSLEYWFKCIDLDGNGAITRNEMQFFYEEQLHRMECMAQEPVLFEDILCQIVDMINPEDEGYFTLNDLKGAKLSGSVFNILFNLNKFMAFETRDPFLIRQERENPNLTEWDRFAHREYIRLSMEEDAEDASNGSADIWDDSLEAPF
- the LOC140959843 gene encoding uncharacterized protein — translated: MHNEVEIWFLSVVRKNRRSNCSLLELIIGKGVELVEETTMEDLSKYTHSPVHLFVLRRDYVALRRIVAVLPRLAKAGEVNTEAESLAAEQDADAVSVVIDRRDVPARETPLHLAVRLRDAISAEILMAAGADWSLQNENGWSALQEAVCTREENIAMIIARHYQPLAWAKWCRRLPRVVASAARIRDFYMEISFHFESSVIPFISRIAPSDTYRIWKRGSNLRADMTLAGFDGFRIQRSDQTILFLGEGHSSEDGNVSLPPGSLIVLAHKEKEITNAFEGAGVQPSEAEVAHEVTLMSQTNMYRPGIDVTQAELVSHLNWRRQERTEMVGTWKAKVYDMLHVMISVKSRRVPGAMTDEELFSVNDDDRMASASEHDDYDDVLTADERMQLDSALCTGAGFGEDEDTEVQDCHENLNGGSFESCESNGVTKEKKSWFGWNKKGAKTPGDEPEDSKSLKFSKLASDDSKHKSNDSQRSSSEFLREDNGNLKKSKDKSGKKKKKKGTSGEPKNESEYKKGLRPVLWLTPDFPLQTEELLPLLDILANKVKAVRRLRELLTTKLPPGTFPVKIAIPIVPTIRVLVTFTKFDEHQPTEEFSTPLSSPAHFQDGKSKESESSTSWISWMRGSRGGQSSDSEGRGFRDEVDPFHIPSDYLWVDANEKKRRMKAKKAKSKKHERHGKTRNPDGTNRSCEDIG